The genomic window TGCCGGTGATCTGCGAGAACTTCTTCGAGCCGGCGCTGGTGAACTCCATCTGGACGATCCACATGCCGCGCTGCGGGTCGAGCACGCCCTTGGCGTCGTCGACGTCCTTGCCGTCGACCTCGGCAGGGCCGAGGAGGTACTTCGCGTCGCCCTCGGTGGAACAGGCGACGGTCGTGTCGGCGGGCTTGGCGCCCTTGCCTGCGTTGGCGCGGGCGGTCGGGTCGAGGCAGTTCAGCGTGGCGAACTGCTGCTCGGCCGCGGCCGCGGCAGGGTCGGGCGCGGGGGCCGACGGGCTCGGGGACGCCGCGGGGTTGCCCGCGGCGGAGCCGGTCGGGGTGGGCGACGGCGCCTTGAGCGCGTCGCTGACGGCGCGGCCCTGTGTGGTGGGGCTGGCGGTGGGCGTGCCGGACGGGGCGGTCGCCTTCTCATCGGCCTTGTCGGTCGGGGAGGCGCTCGGCGAGCCGCTCGGGCTGGTGCTGCCGGAGGGCTCCGGCGTCGCCGGGCCGCCGGCCGCGACGTTCAGCACCGGGCGGAAGTACAGCTGGGCGGTGGTGCCCACCTGCTTCTGGGCCTGCTCCGAGTCCGTCCCCTTGGGGATGTTGACGATGATGTTCTCGCGGCCCTGGGTCTGGACCTCGGCCTCGGAGACACCCAGGCCGTTGACACGGCGCTCGATGATGCCGACCGCCGTGTTCATGTTGGTCTCGTTGACCGCGCTCTCCTGGCCCGGCTCGGCCTTGGCCTGGAGCGTGATCGTCGTACCGCCGGCGAGGTCGATGCCCAGCCGGGGGGTCGTATGTCCGGACCAGAACATCCCGCCGACCAGCGCTGCCATGACGACCAGCAGCAGCGCCAGGGTACGTCCTGGCTTGCTCTGGCCCGCCGGCGCTCTCCGGCCCTTGTTCGGTGCTGCCACCTTCTCGTTTCTCCCTGTCCAACCGCCCCGCGCCGGGTGTGCGACGGGCGGCCACGAAGTGTTGTGGGGACCTGCCCCCGCGGAAGAAGTCGGCACGCACCGGGGACCGCGTACGCCGGTGGGCGCGACGCGGTCCCCGGTAGCGGCTACTTCGCGTCGGTGTCGCCGTCGCTCTTGTCGTCGCCCTTGGCGTCCTTGGCGTCCGTGGTCCCGGCGTCGCCGGCCTCGGCGTCGGCCTCGTCCTTCTTGCCGAGGTCGATCTTGGCATCCTTGGCGTCGCTGTCGTCGGCGGCACCCGCGTCGGTCAGCGAGGAGGCGTCGTCCGGCACGATCGGCGTGTCGCTCTTCAGGGCGTCGTCGTCACCCTCGCCGTCGCCGTGCACGATGCGGTTGTACTCGTCGTCCTCGAGGACGGCACCGATGGCGTTCTTGGCGAAGATGAGGTGCACGCCGGGCGCGGCCTCCAGGAGGACCGTGTCGTCGTTCACCTCCTTGACCGTGGCGTAGAGACCGCCGATGGTGCGGACGCCGGTGCCGGGCTGCAGCTGGTTCCGCATCGACACCGCCGCCTGCTGCTTCTTCTTGGCGGAGCGGGTCATCAGGAACATGGCCCCGATGAGCACGATGAAGGGGAGGAGGACAGTGATATCCACGGGACGGAATTCCTTCGCACGACCGCGGTGAGAAGCGGCCTGGTCTACGGGGGTGGGCACGCCGACCGAGACGGGCGGCATCGGCGGAGTCTAAGCGAGTCCGCATCGATGGAACAACGCCCAGCATCGCACCCTGGTTCCCGGCCGGGCGACCCTCCGCGCCGTCACGTCCCGAACAGCCCCTGTTGTCCCCCGGCACCCGCGCCGTTCGCTCCCCCGCCGTGCTGCGGGGGTACGAGGCCGAGATGCGCCCAGGCCGCGGGCGTCGCGACCCGGCCGCGTGGGGTGCGGGCGAGCAGCCCTTCCCGTACGAGGAAGGGCTCGGCGACCTCCTCGACGGTCTCCCGCTCCTCCCCCACGGCCACGGCCAGGGTCGACAGGCCGACGGGACCGCCGCCGAAGAGCTTGAGGAGCGCCTGGAGCACGGCGCGGTCGAGCCGGTCAAGCCCGCGGCCGTCCACCTCGTACACCCCGAGGGCCGCGGCGGCGATCTCACGGGTGATCCGGCCGTCCGCTTTGACCTGGGCGTAGTCCCGGACGCGGCGCAGCAGCCGGTTGGCGATACGGGGCGTGCCGCGGGAGCGGCCGGCGATCTCGGCCGCGCCGTCGGCGTCGATGACGAGATCGAGCAGCCGGGCCGAGCGGTGGATGACGCGCTCCAGCTCCACGGGCTCGTAGAACTCCATGTGGGCGGTGAAGCCGAAGCGGTCCCGCAGGGGCGGGGGCAGCAGTCCGGCCCTGGTCGTGGCCCCGACCAGGGTGAACGGCGGAAGTTCGAGAGGGATGGCGGTGGCTCCTGGACCCTTGCCGACGATGACGTCGACGCGGAAGTCCTCCATCGCCATGTAGAGCATCTCCTCGGCGGGCCGGGACATCCGGTGGATCTCGTCGAGGAAGAGGACCTCGCCCTCCTGGAGCGAGGACAGGATCGCGGCGAGGTCGCCGGCGTGCTGGATGGCGGGGCCGCTGGTGATGCGGATGGGGGCGCCCATCTCCGCCGCGATGATCATGGAGAGGGTGGTCTTGCCGAGCCCGGGCGCCCCGGAGAGCAGGACGTGGTCGGCGGTGGCGCCGCGCGCGAGGGCCGCCTTGAGGACGAGGTCGAGTTGCTCGCGCACGCGCTCCTGGCCGACGAACTCGTCCAGCGACTTGGGCCGCAGGGCGGCCTCGACGGCCTGGTCCTCGCCGTCGGCGGACGCGCCGACGAGCCGGCCCTCTGCGGCGGCTTCGGCGTCGGTCGGGGATGCGGTGTCGTCCCAGTTCACAGTGGATGGCCTCGGGTGTCAGCGGGTGCGGTTCAGGGTCTGGAGTGCGGCCTTGAGCAGCTGGCCGATCTGCGGCTCACCGGGCCCGGCCTCGGCCTGCGGGGTCACGGTGGTGACGGCCTCGTCGGCCTCGCGCGTCGCGTAGCCGAGGCCGATCAGGGCGGCGTGCAGCTGGTCGCGCCAGGACTGCGTGACGGGGGCACCGACCGCGCGCGCGCCGGAGCCGACGGGCTCGCCGAGGCGGTCCCGCAGCTCCAGGAGGAGCTTCTGCGCCCCCTTCTTGCCGATGCCCGGCACGGCGGTGAGCGCCTTCTCGTCGCCGGTGGCGACCGCGCGGCGCAGTGCGTCCGGCGAGTGGACCGCGAGCATGGCCTGGGCGAGGCGGGGGCCGACACCGCTCGCGGTCTGGAGCAGCTCGAAGACCTGCCGCTCGTCGTCGTCCGCGAAGCCGTACAGCGTCAGGGAGTCCTCCCGCACCACCAACGAGGTGGCGAGCCTGGCCTGCTGACCGATCCTCAGCTCCGACAGCGTGTTCGGCGTGCACTGGACGGCCATGCCGACGCCGCCGACCTCGATGACGGCGGTGGTCGGGGCGAGCGCGGCGACGGGGCCGGTCACAAAGGCGATCATGCGGTACGGCCTTTCATCGCGTGGTGTGCGGCGACCGCCTGCTGGAGGCGGTTCTGCGCGGGGGCGCGCCAGATGTGGCAGATGGCGAGGGCGAGTGCGTCGGCGGCGTCCGCCGGCTTCGGCGGGGCGTCGAGCCGCAGCAGCCGGGTCACCATCGCGCCGACCTGTGCCTTGTCGGCACGGCCGCTGCCGGTGACGGCGGCCTTGACCTCGCTGGGGGTGTGCAGGGCGACGGGCAGTCCGCGGCGGGCTGCGCAGAGCATGGCGACGGCGCTGGCCTGGGCCGTGCCCATCACCGTGCGCACATTGTGCTGGCTGAACACCCGCTCCACCGCGACCAGTTCGGGCCGGTGGGCATCCAGCCACTCCTCGATGCCGCGCTCGATGGCGACCAGGCGGTGGCCGATGTCCGCGTCGGCGGGGGTGCGCACGACACCGACACCGAGCATGGTCAGCGGGCGGCCCGCGACGCCCTCGACGACGCCGATGCCGCACCGCGTCAGTCCTGGATCCACCCCGAGCACGCGCACCGCGCCCTCCTTCGTTCGCCTGTCCGGTGCAGGTTATCCGGCGCCACTGACACAGCGACGGGCCGACAGGGTGCGCCCTGTCGGCCCGTCTGAATCAGCGACCATCATTGGAGCAACCCCGACGGCGAGGCCGCCCGCTCGCGACCGCATCCGCGAGAGCGGCTGGGGGCACCTCCCGGGCGAAGCCCTGGGGGAGGCTTGGCCGCGAAGGGAGGATCAGGCGTCGACCTTCTCCATGATGTCGTCCGAGACATCGAAGTTGGCGAAGACGTTCTGCACGTCGTCGCTGTCCTCCAGCGCGTCGATCAGCTTGAAGATCTTGCGCGCGCCCTCTTCGTCCAGCTCGACCTGCATGGTCGGGACGAAGCTGGCCTCGGCCGACTCGTAGTCGATTCCGGCTTCCTGGAGGGAGGAGCGGACGGCGACCAGATCGGTGGCCTCGCTGATGACCTCGAAGTTCTCGCCGAGGTCGTTGACCTCCTCGGCGCCGGCGTCCAGCACCGCGCCGAGGACGTCGTCCTCGCTCAGACCGCTCTTGGGGAGAACGACGACGCCCTTGCGGTTGAAGAGATACGACACCGAACCGGGGTCGGCCATGGAGCCGCCGTTGCGGGTCATGGCGACGCGGACGTCGGAGGCGGCGCGGTTGCGGTTGTCGGTGAGGCACTCGATGAGCACCGCGACACCGTTCGGACCGTAGCCCTCGTACATGATCGTCTCGTAGTCGGCGCCACCGGCTTCGAGACCGGCGCCGCGCTTGACGGCCGAGTCGATGTTCTTGTTCGGGACCGAGCTCTTCTTGGCCTTCTGGATGGCGTCGAAGAGGGTCGGGTTGCCCTCGACGTCGCCGCCACCGGTGCGGGCCGCGACCTCAATGTTCTTGATCAGCTTCGCGAAGAGCTTGCCGCGCTTGGCGTCGATCACGGCCTTCTTGTGCTTCGTCGTGGCCCATTTAGAGTGGCCGGACATCTGCCTGTCTCCTTCGCGTAACCAATCTCTGCTGCGTTCGCCTGTGATCCTACCGGGACAGGGTCAGTGCGCGGCGCGCACCATGTCCACGAACAGGGCGTGCACACGATGGTCCCCGGTCAGCTCCGGGTGGAACGACGTGGCCAGCGCGTTGCCCTGCCGGACGGCGACGATGTGGCCCTCGTGCTCGGCGAGCACCTCGGCCTGCGCACCGACGGACTCGACCCACGGCGCACGGATGAAGACGCCCTCCACGGGATCGCCGTCGACGCCCGCGACCGCGACCGCGGCCTCGAAGGACTCGTTCTGGCGGCCGAAGGCGTTGCGGCGCACGATCATGTCGATGCCGCCGATGGTCTCCTGGCCCGAGCGCGGGTCGAGGATCTTCTCGGCGAGCATGATCAGGCCCGCGCAGGTGCCGTAGACCGGCATTCCGGCGCGGACGCGCTCGCGCAGCGGCTCCATCATGCCGAAGAGATGGGCCAGCTTGGAGATGGTGGTGGACTCGCCGCCGGGGATGACGAGGCCGTCGACCTCGGCGAGCTCATCGGGGCGCCGGACCGGCCTGGCCACGGCGTCCGCCGCGGCCAGGGCGATCAGGTGCTCCCGTACGTCGCCCTGGAGCGCCAGGACGCCGATCACGGGGGTGTCGCTCATCGGTGGTTACCAGCCGCGCTTCGCGTAGCGCTCGGCCTCGGGGAGGGTGTCGCAGTTGATGCCGACCATGGCCTCGCCCAGGTTGCGGGAGGCGTCCGCAATGATCTTCGGGTCGTCGTAGAAGGTGGTGGCCTTCACGATGGCGGCGGCGCGCTTGGCCGGGTCGCCGGACTTGAAGATGCCCGAGCCGACGAAGACGCCCTCGGCGCCGAGCTGGCGCATCAGCGCGGCGTCGGCGGGGGTGGCGACGCCACCGGCGGAGAACAGCACGACGGGCAGCTTGCCGAGCTGGGCGACCTCGGCGACGAGCTCGTACGGGGCGCGCAGCTCCTTGGCAGCGGCGTACAGCTCGTTGTGGTCGAGGGCGCGCAGGTGGCCGATCTCGTTCTTGATCTGGCGCAGGTGGCGGACGGCCTCGACGACGTTGCCGGTGCCGGCCTCGCCCTTGGAGCGGATCATGGCCGCGCCCTCGGCGATACGGCGCAGGGCCTCGCCCAGGTTGGTGGCGCCACAGACGAACGGGGTGGTGAAGGCCCACTTGTCGGAGTGGTTGACCTCGTCGGCCGGGGTGAGCACCTCGGACTCGTCGATGTAGTCCACGCCGAGGGACTGCAGGACCTGGGCCTCGACGAAGTGGCCGATCCGGGACTTGGCCATGACCGGGATGGAGACCGCCTCGATGATCTCCTCGATCATGTTCGGGTCGGACATCCGGGCCACGCCGCCGTCCTTGCGGATGTCGGCCGGGACCCGCTCCAGGGCCATGACGGCGACGGCGCCCGCGTCCTCGGCGATCTTCGCCTGCTCGGCGTTGACCACGTCCATGATCACGCCGCCCTTGAGCTGCTCGGCCATGCCGCGCTTGACGCGCGCGGTGCCGGTCTCGGGGGCCTGCGGGGTGGTGGGGAACGTGCTGGACACGATCGACCTCATTCGGTGACGGCGGGTTTGGTGCTCCGATGAGGAAACCTTCCGGGTGCAGGCCACTGCAAGGGCCAATGCGGAGCCGGTGGCTCATTTTGGCGAAGCGGAGGCGAACACGGAGCGACATGCGGTAGGAGCTAGCCATGGCCATTCGCCGCGTTGTGCCCAATGTCCCGTCCAAACCGGAGTCGGCGGAGAGCAACCGTGACTTCTACGGGCGCCTCGGCTTCGAGGAGGTGATGAACCTCGGCTGGATCATGACACTGGCGTCCCCGTCCGCCCCGGCGGCGCAGATCAGCTTCATGGCCGGGGACATGACCGCGCCCGTCCACCCGGACCTGAGCATCGAGGTGGACGACGTGGACGCGGCGTACGCGGTCATGCGCGAGGCCGGAGCGGAGATCGTGCACCCGCTGCGGGACGAGGAGTGGGGAGTGCGCCGGTTCTTCGTACGGGACCCGGAGGGGCGGGTGGTCAACGTGCTGAGCCACCGCGCCGACCCGCCGGAGGCCTCCTAGGCCGGCCGGTCGGCGAGGGCCGTCGGGGGTTCGTCGTCCATCTCGAACGCCATCGGGAACGGTGCGTGCCCGGCCAGCCGGAACCAGCGGACCTTGCGGTGCCGGCGCACCGCCCGTGCGGCGCGTACGGCGTCGTTGTGGAACCGCCGCGCCATCGGTACGCGGCGCACCGCGGCGGCGAGCTCGTTCGCGGCGTCGTCGCCGCCGGGTGCCTCCCGGACGACCTGCACCTGCTCCGGCTCGCCGAAGACAGCGCGCAGCGCCTGGCTCAGCTCGCTCTCGGCGACCTCGCGCTGCTCCTCGTCGGCCTGGCGGGCGGCGTGCGCTGCCTCGTACAGCACGATCGAGGCGGCCGGGTCGAGCACGCCCGAAGTGGCGAGCTCCTGGGTGACCGATGCGCGGCGCAGCAGCTGGGCGTCGAGGGCGGCGCGGGCGGCGTCGATCCGGGAGTGGAGGCGGTCGAGGCGGCCGGCGGTCCAGCTGAGGTAGAGGCCGATGACGACGAGCGCGACGAGGATCCAGATCAGGGTTGCGGTCACGGCGGGTCACCCTACCGGTGCGGTCGGCGCCTGCGGCGCGCCTGTCTCCACCGGGCTCTGTCCCGGACCCCGCTCGGGGGCGCTGCCCCGCAGGTCGTGGCGACCGGCACGGCGTTCGCCGACCGGCGCACGGGACCGCCGCCGTCCCGAGAGGTCGGGCCCGGAGGGGCCTCGCCCCACCACCCACCCGCGGCAGCCGAGGCGGCCGACCCCGGTCCGGGGCAAACGGAGCCGACGGGCCCGGGCCCCGCTGACCCGCCCCCGCTCAGTCCCGCGCCAGCCCGAAGCGCGCCATCAGCCCCGGACGCTCGTCCGCGGCCACGGACGCCGCGCCGTCCGTCACCGTTTCGTAGACCGCGAGGATGTCCGCGCCGACCGTCGCCCAGTCGAAGCGCCGCACGTGCGCGCTGCCCCGCGTCCGCAGCTGCTCGCGCCGCTCCGGGTCGCCGAGCAGCCGGATCGCCGCTTCGGCCAGTGCGCCCGCGTCCTCATTGGTGAAGAGTTCGCCCGCCGCGCCCTGGTCGAGGACCTGGGCGAAGGCGTCCAGGTCCGAGGCCAGGACCGGCGCGCCCGCCGAGAGGGCCTCGACGAGGATGATGCCGAAGCTCTCGCCGCCGGTATTGGGGGCGACGTAGACGTCGACGCTGCACAGCAGCCGGGCCTTGTCCTCGTCGCTGACCATTCCGAGGAACTCGACGCGCGAGCGCATCTCCTCCGGCAGCGAGGCGACCGCCTCCTCCTCGTCGCCGCGGCCCGCGACCAGGAGCCGGGTGTCCGGCCGGGCGGCCAGGATCGTCGGGAGGGCGTTCATCAGGACCGGCAGGCCCTTGCGGGGTTCGTCGATCCGGCCGATGAAGCCGATCGTCCCGCCCTGCCACTCCGCCCGCGGCTCGGCCCGCGCGAAGAAGTCGACGTCGACGCCGTTGGGGATGACGACGGCGTCGCCGCCCAGGTGCTCCACCAGCGTGCGCCGCGCGTACTCGCTGACGGCGATGCGCGCGCTGATCTTCTCCAGCGCCGGCTGGAGGATCGGGTACGCGGCGATCATCGCCCGCGACCGCGGGTTGGACGTGTGGAAGGTGGCCACGATCGGGCCCTGCGCCGCCCAGCACGTGAGGAGCCCCAGCGACGGCGAGGCCGGCTCGTGGATGTGGATGACGTCGAAGGTGCCGTCGTGCAGCCAGCGCCTTACCCGCGCGGCCGACAGGAAGCCGAAGTTGAGCCGGGCGACCGAGCCGTTGTACGGGACGGGCACGGCGCGGCCGGCCGAGACGACGTACGGCGGCAGCGGTGTGTCGTCGTCCGCCGGGGCGAGGACGGACACCTCGTGGCCGAGCCGGATCAGATGGTCGGCCAGGTCCCTGATGTGGAACTGGACGCCGCCGGGCACGTCCCACGAGTAGGGGCAGACGATGCCGATCCTCACGGCCGTCGCCCCTCGTGGCCGGACGTGTCCAGGTCCGCGAGCCACAACCGCTGAAGCATGTGCCAGTCCTCCGGGTGGTCGGCGATGCCGCTGGCGAAGGCATCTGCCAGCGCCTGCGTCATCACAGACGTCTTTTCGGCCCGGGTACCTGTCTCGGGCAGCTCGACGGGCGGGTGGATCCGCCCCTTCATGACCGGCGTGTCGTCGTACCAGAGGGTGACCGGCAGCAACAGCGCGCCGGTCTGCTGCGCCAGCAGCGCCGGGCCCGCCGGCATCCGCGCCGTCTCGCCGAAGAACTTCACCTCGACGCCCGACGAGGACAGATCGCGGTCGGCGACCAGGCACACCATCCGGCCGTCGCGCAGCCTTCGCGCCAGGGTGCCGAAGGCGGAGCCACCGGTGTGCGGGAGGACCTCCATGCCCAGCGACTCGCGGTACTCGACGAACCGGTCGTACAGCGTCTCCGGCTTGAGCCGCTCGGCGACGGTCGTGAACGGTATGCCGAGGGCGCGGGTGGCCCAGACCCCCGCGAGGTCCCAGTTGGCGAGGTGCGGCAGCGCGAGCACGACGCCCTTGCCCGCGGCGAGCCCGTCGGTGAGACGGTCGATCCCGCCCAGCTCGAAGCTGCGCCTGGCGCGCTCCTCGTCCCAGGTGGGCAGCCGGAACGACTCCATCCAGTAGCGCATGTAGGAGCGCATGCCGGCCTTGGACAGCTCGGCGAGCCGTTCGGGGCCCGCGTCTGGCACTACACGGGCCAGATTGGCCTCCAGGCGCAGCACACCCTTGCCACGCCGCTTCCACGCGGTGTCCGCGACGGTCCGGCCGAGCGCCGCCGCGAGCGGCTCGGGGAGCTTCTTGACCGTCGCCCAGCCGAGCCCGTACAGCGCGTCCGTCAGCCGTTCCTTCATGAGGCTGCCCCACTCCCCTTCGAGGACTCCGACGACTCCGAGGACGCCGAGGACGCCGAGGACGCCGAGGACGCCGAGGACGCCGACGACTGCGGGGACGCTGCCGCATCCCTCTCCGCAGCGGCGTCCGCCTCGGCCGCCTCACGGCGTACCGTCACCACCCGCTGGCCCAGGGTCACCAGCGAACCGGCCGCCACGATCCACAGCGCGACCGGGAGCAGCACCTGGACGCCGGGCACCCCGAAGGCGCTCAGCCCCGCCAGGCCCGCCGCGACGAGCGAGATGACGAGCCGCTCGGCCCGCTCGATCAGCCCGTTGACCGCGACAGGCAGCCCGATCGACTCGCCGCGCGCCTTCGTGTACGACACGACCTGGCCGCTGGCCAGGCAGAAGATCGACACCGCGCACAGCACGTTGTCGTCGCCCTTGCCCGCGTACCAGAGCGCGAAGCCGCCGAAGATCGCCCCGTCGGCGACCCGGTCCAGCGTCGAGTCGAGGAACGCGCCCCAGCGGCTGGAGACCCCGGCCTGGCGCGCCATGTTCCCGTCGACCAGGTCCGAGAAGACGAACAGGGTAATGACGATGGTCCCCCAGAAGAACGCTCCGCGCGGGAAGAAGGCCAGCGCGCCCGCCATGACCCCGGCCGTGCCGACGAGTGTGACCGCGTCGGGGCTCACGCCGCGGCGGAGCAGAAATGCGGCGAACGGCGTGAGGACACGCGTGAAGAACGCACGCGCGTACTTGTTCAGCATGGCCTTCCCGAGGTTTCGGCGGGCCGTGCGGCCTCTTGTGACCACCGGCGGGCCCATCGTAGTCACGACGTCGTCGCGCCAGCGGACTCCCCCGGTCACGTACGACGTATGGACGCACCATGACGGGAGTGGAAAGCTCGAAAGACCACCGCGGGCACGCCGGAGCTTCCCCCTCGCCATCAGGAGGGCACGCACCCCAGTCGGCTCCCCCGGGTCCGCGCCCTCATACCTCACCGTGCAATCAGTCGGGAGGAAGAATCATGGGCGACAAGGCGAACGCACATCCCGGAGCCGCCGGCAGGGCTACGACGGCCGACCAGCCCTCATCCGTACGGAACGTGGTGCTGGTCGGCCACAGCGGATCGGGCAAGACGACCCTGGTCGAGGCCCTCGCACAGACGGCGGGAGCCGTCAACAGGGCGGGCCGGGTCGAGGACGGTGGCACGGTCTCCGACTACGACGAGATCGAACACCGTCAGCAGCGCTCCGTACAGCTGAGCCTCGTCCCGGTCGAATGGGGCGGATACAAGATCAATCTGCTGGACACCCCCGGATACGCCGACTTCGTCGGGGAACTCAGGGCCGGTCTGCGCGCCGCGGACGCGGCCCTTTTCGTTGTCTCCGCGGCCCAGGAGGCCGACGCCGTCGCCGGTTCGACCCGCATGGTGTGGGAGGAGTGCGCGGCGGTCGGGATGCCCCGGGCGATCGTGGTCACCCACCTGGAGACGGCTCGCACCGGTTTCGACGAGCTGACCGGGGTCTGCGGGCAGATATTCGGCGGCGACGACCCCGACGCCGTACTGCCGCTATACCTGCCGCTGCACGGCCCCGAGGCCGCGGACGGGCACGCGCCGGTGAACGGGCTGATCGGGCTGCTGTCGCAGAAGCTGTTCGACTACACCTCGGGCGCGCGGACGGAGCGTCCGCCCGGGGACGAGGAACTGCCGCAGATCGAGGAGGCCCGCAACCGGCTGATCGAGGGCATCATCGCGGAGAGCGAGGACGAGACCCTCATGGACCGTTACCTCGGCGGCGAGGACATCGACATCAAGACACTCGTCGACGACCTGGAGAAGGCCGTCGCGCGGGGCGTCTTCCACCCGGTGCTGGCCGCGGCGCCGGCGTCGAACGGTGGCAAGCAGGGGCTCGGCACGGTCGAGCTGCTGGAACTGATCACGGGCGGTTTCCCGACGCCGCTGGAGCGGGAGGCTCCGGCGGTCACGACGCCGCAGGGGCAGGCGCGCCCCGCGATCAGCTGCGACCCGGCGGGACCGCTGGTCGCCGAGGTGGTCAGGACCGCCTCGGACCCGTACGTCGGGCGGCTGTCGCTGGTGCGGGTGTTCTCCGGGACGCTGCGCCCGGACGAGACG from Streptomyces sp. FIT100 includes these protein-coding regions:
- a CDS encoding VOC family protein, with amino-acid sequence MAIRRVVPNVPSKPESAESNRDFYGRLGFEEVMNLGWIMTLASPSAPAAQISFMAGDMTAPVHPDLSIEVDDVDAAYAVMREAGAEIVHPLRDEEWGVRRFFVRDPEGRVVNVLSHRADPPEAS
- the pdxS gene encoding pyridoxal 5'-phosphate synthase lyase subunit PdxS codes for the protein MRSIVSSTFPTTPQAPETGTARVKRGMAEQLKGGVIMDVVNAEQAKIAEDAGAVAVMALERVPADIRKDGGVARMSDPNMIEEIIEAVSIPVMAKSRIGHFVEAQVLQSLGVDYIDESEVLTPADEVNHSDKWAFTTPFVCGATNLGEALRRIAEGAAMIRSKGEAGTGNVVEAVRHLRQIKNEIGHLRALDHNELYAAAKELRAPYELVAEVAQLGKLPVVLFSAGGVATPADAALMRQLGAEGVFVGSGIFKSGDPAKRAAAIVKATTFYDDPKIIADASRNLGEAMVGINCDTLPEAERYAKRGW
- a CDS encoding phosphatidylinositol mannoside acyltransferase, whose protein sequence is MKERLTDALYGLGWATVKKLPEPLAAALGRTVADTAWKRRGKGVLRLEANLARVVPDAGPERLAELSKAGMRSYMRYWMESFRLPTWDEERARRSFELGGIDRLTDGLAAGKGVVLALPHLANWDLAGVWATRALGIPFTTVAERLKPETLYDRFVEYRESLGMEVLPHTGGSAFGTLARRLRDGRMVCLVADRDLSSSGVEVKFFGETARMPAGPALLAQQTGALLLPVTLWYDDTPVMKGRIHPPVELPETGTRAEKTSVMTQALADAFASGIADHPEDWHMLQRLWLADLDTSGHEGRRP
- the yajC gene encoding preprotein translocase subunit YajC; protein product: MDITVLLPFIVLIGAMFLMTRSAKKKQQAAVSMRNQLQPGTGVRTIGGLYATVKEVNDDTVLLEAAPGVHLIFAKNAIGAVLEDDEYNRIVHGDGEGDDDALKSDTPIVPDDASSLTDAGAADDSDAKDAKIDLGKKDEADAEAGDAGTTDAKDAKGDDKSDGDTDAK
- the ruvC gene encoding crossover junction endodeoxyribonuclease RuvC → MRVLGVDPGLTRCGIGVVEGVAGRPLTMLGVGVVRTPADADIGHRLVAIERGIEEWLDAHRPELVAVERVFSQHNVRTVMGTAQASAVAMLCAARRGLPVALHTPSEVKAAVTGSGRADKAQVGAMVTRLLRLDAPPKPADAADALALAICHIWRAPAQNRLQQAVAAHHAMKGRTA
- the pdxT gene encoding pyridoxal 5'-phosphate synthase glutaminase subunit PdxT, producing the protein MSDTPVIGVLALQGDVREHLIALAAADAVARPVRRPDELAEVDGLVIPGGESTTISKLAHLFGMMEPLRERVRAGMPVYGTCAGLIMLAEKILDPRSGQETIGGIDMIVRRNAFGRQNESFEAAVAVAGVDGDPVEGVFIRAPWVESVGAQAEVLAEHEGHIVAVRQGNALATSFHPELTGDHRVHALFVDMVRAAH
- a CDS encoding glycosyltransferase family 4 protein translates to MRIGIVCPYSWDVPGGVQFHIRDLADHLIRLGHEVSVLAPADDDTPLPPYVVSAGRAVPVPYNGSVARLNFGFLSAARVRRWLHDGTFDVIHIHEPASPSLGLLTCWAAQGPIVATFHTSNPRSRAMIAAYPILQPALEKISARIAVSEYARRTLVEHLGGDAVVIPNGVDVDFFARAEPRAEWQGGTIGFIGRIDEPRKGLPVLMNALPTILAARPDTRLLVAGRGDEEEAVASLPEEMRSRVEFLGMVSDEDKARLLCSVDVYVAPNTGGESFGIILVEALSAGAPVLASDLDAFAQVLDQGAAGELFTNEDAGALAEAAIRLLGDPERREQLRTRGSAHVRRFDWATVGADILAVYETVTDGAASVAADERPGLMARFGLARD
- the secD gene encoding protein translocase subunit SecD, which translates into the protein MAAPNKGRRAPAGQSKPGRTLALLLVVMAALVGGMFWSGHTTPRLGIDLAGGTTITLQAKAEPGQESAVNETNMNTAVGIIERRVNGLGVSEAEVQTQGRENIIVNIPKGTDSEQAQKQVGTTAQLYFRPVLNVAAGGPATPEPSGSTSPSGSPSASPTDKADEKATAPSGTPTASPTTQGRAVSDALKAPSPTPTGSAAGNPAASPSPSAPAPDPAAAAAEQQFATLNCLDPTARANAGKGAKPADTTVACSTEGDAKYLLGPAEVDGKDVDDAKGVLDPQRGMWIVQMEFTSAGSKKFSQITGKLSQQPSPQNQFAIVLDGEVVSAPQVNQTLSGSAEISGDFDQQSAQDLGNILSYGALPLTFEQQSVTTVTAALGGEQLKAGLIAGAIGLALVVIYLLAYYRGLSIVALLSLLVSAILTYTLMSLLGPAIGFALNLPAVCGAIVAIGITADSFIVYFERIRDEIREGRTLRPAVERAWPRARRTILVSDFVSFLAAAVLFIVTVGKVQGFAFTLGLTTLLDVVVVFLFTKPLMTILARTKFFASGHPWSGLDPQRLGAKPPLRRSRRVSAPIDPKEA
- the ruvA gene encoding Holliday junction branch migration protein RuvA gives rise to the protein MIAFVTGPVAALAPTTAVIEVGGVGMAVQCTPNTLSELRIGQQARLATSLVVREDSLTLYGFADDDERQVFELLQTASGVGPRLAQAMLAVHSPDALRRAVATGDEKALTAVPGIGKKGAQKLLLELRDRLGEPVGSGARAVGAPVTQSWRDQLHAALIGLGYATREADEAVTTVTPQAEAGPGEPQIGQLLKAALQTLNRTR
- the ruvB gene encoding Holliday junction branch migration DNA helicase RuvB, with the translated sequence MNWDDTASPTDAEAAAEGRLVGASADGEDQAVEAALRPKSLDEFVGQERVREQLDLVLKAALARGATADHVLLSGAPGLGKTTLSMIIAAEMGAPIRITSGPAIQHAGDLAAILSSLQEGEVLFLDEIHRMSRPAEEMLYMAMEDFRVDVIVGKGPGATAIPLELPPFTLVGATTRAGLLPPPLRDRFGFTAHMEFYEPVELERVIHRSARLLDLVIDADGAAEIAGRSRGTPRIANRLLRRVRDYAQVKADGRITREIAAAALGVYEVDGRGLDRLDRAVLQALLKLFGGGPVGLSTLAVAVGEERETVEEVAEPFLVREGLLARTPRGRVATPAAWAHLGLVPPQHGGGANGAGAGGQQGLFGT
- a CDS encoding YebC/PmpR family DNA-binding transcriptional regulator — its product is MSGHSKWATTKHKKAVIDAKRGKLFAKLIKNIEVAARTGGGDVEGNPTLFDAIQKAKKSSVPNKNIDSAVKRGAGLEAGGADYETIMYEGYGPNGVAVLIECLTDNRNRAASDVRVAMTRNGGSMADPGSVSYLFNRKGVVVLPKSGLSEDDVLGAVLDAGAEEVNDLGENFEVISEATDLVAVRSSLQEAGIDYESAEASFVPTMQVELDEEGARKIFKLIDALEDSDDVQNVFANFDVSDDIMEKVDA